One Maribacter cobaltidurans genomic window carries:
- the arfB gene encoding alternative ribosome rescue aminoacyl-tRNA hydrolase ArfB, with protein MNKEVILRELQFKAIRSSGPGGQHANKVSSKVELTFDLNDSEGLSDTEKERLLRRLDSKLSKEGNILLQCDESRSQHKNKDLVIERFFGLLEVALTVRKKRKATKPSKSATEKRLKGKKIASLKKANRSKPEF; from the coding sequence TTGAACAAAGAGGTAATTTTAAGGGAACTTCAATTCAAGGCCATACGAAGTAGTGGCCCCGGCGGGCAGCATGCCAATAAGGTTTCCTCTAAGGTAGAATTGACTTTTGATTTGAACGATTCGGAAGGGCTTTCAGATACCGAAAAAGAACGCCTTTTAAGAAGGCTGGATTCCAAACTTTCCAAGGAAGGGAACATTCTCTTGCAATGTGATGAATCCCGAAGTCAGCACAAGAACAAGGATTTGGTCATAGAGCGATTCTTCGGATTGTTGGAAGTCGCCTTGACCGTGCGAAAGAAAAGAAAGGCCACCAAGCCTTCTAAATCGGCTACTGAAAAACGATTGAAAGGCAAGAAGATTGCATCGCTCAAAAAAGCTAATCGGTCCAAACCGGAATTCTAG
- a CDS encoding ABC transporter ATP-binding protein, with amino-acid sequence MLRIENVSFGYHKASVLEDINLRIQRREHVAIIGESGCGKSTLLKIIYGLMDLKQGEIFWEDEPVLGPAYNLVPGPPFMKYLSQDFDLMPFITVAENISQYLSVFYPQELKERTSELLDMIGLTEFANRKVNTLSGGQQQRVALARVLAQKPEILLLDEPFSHIDNFLKNRLRRNIFKYLKENGITCIVATHDYQDVLPFADRLVVLKDKKVLAKGSPMEIYKNPKSLYVASLFGEANSISIDILKSYANTKRKIIVYAHEFRVSENSGIPVNVKETYPMGAYYLIQGDTDEGETLFFHSPKELKLDKKVFLNVSLETINQRLQQGPSV; translated from the coding sequence ATGCTTAGAATAGAAAATGTTTCCTTTGGCTACCATAAGGCTTCCGTTTTGGAGGACATCAACCTTCGTATTCAACGTAGGGAACATGTAGCCATTATTGGGGAAAGCGGTTGTGGCAAAAGTACCTTACTGAAGATAATATACGGTTTGATGGATTTGAAGCAAGGGGAAATTTTCTGGGAAGACGAACCCGTTTTGGGTCCTGCCTACAATTTGGTTCCCGGGCCTCCGTTTATGAAATACCTTTCCCAAGATTTTGATTTGATGCCATTTATCACCGTGGCAGAGAACATCAGCCAATACCTGTCCGTTTTTTATCCCCAAGAGCTTAAGGAGCGTACCTCAGAACTTTTGGACATGATCGGGCTTACGGAATTTGCCAATAGAAAGGTAAATACCCTTAGTGGAGGCCAACAACAACGTGTGGCTCTGGCAAGGGTATTGGCCCAAAAGCCGGAAATTCTTCTGTTGGATGAACCTTTTAGCCACATCGACAATTTTTTAAAAAACAGGTTAAGACGAAACATCTTTAAATACCTCAAGGAAAACGGTATCACCTGCATTGTTGCCACGCATGACTATCAGGATGTCCTGCCCTTTGCCGATAGGCTTGTGGTGCTCAAGGACAAAAAGGTTCTGGCCAAGGGAAGTCCCATGGAGATTTATAAAAATCCGAAAAGCCTCTATGTCGCCTCGCTCTTTGGGGAGGCCAATTCCATCTCCATTGATATTCTAAAATCCTACGCCAACACCAAACGAAAAATCATCGTTTATGCCCATGAATTTAGGGTTTCGGAAAACTCTGGTATTCCAGTAAACGTGAAAGAGACCTATCCCATGGGAGCCTATTATTTGATACAGGGAGATACGGATGAGGGCGAAACTTTGTTCTTTCATTCCCCAAAAGAACTAAAACTCGATAAAAAGGTCTTCCTAAATGTGTCGTTGGAAACCATCAATCAGAGATTGCAGCAGGGGCCTTCAGTATAG
- a CDS encoding prolyl oligopeptidase family serine peptidase has protein sequence MKKLIYLSCATIALIACKTETKKEPIVVNYPETAKVDTVDIYFGTEVKDPYRWLEDDRSLETEAWVKKQNETTFGYLENIPYRNDIKNRLEKLWNYEKVSAPFKEGNYTYFYKNNGLQNQYVVYRKKNDGDAEVFLDPNTFSEDGTTSLAGLEFTKDGSMAAYLISEGGSDWRKAIVMNTENREIVEDTLVDIKFSGISWKGNEGFYYSSYDKPEGSELSAKTDQHKVYYHKLGTPQSQDELIFGDIPLEKHRYVGAGVTEDEKYLIISASVSTSGNKLFIKDLEDPNGLLIPIVEDTESDNSIIENVGSKLYIVTNRDAPNQKIVTVDAKNPSIENWVDFIPETENVLSPNTGGGYFFAEYMVDAISKVLQYDYDGNLVREVKLPGVGSASGFGGKKDEKEFYFSFTNYNTPGSSYKYNVETGEYELYWKPDIDFNPDDYESKQVFYPSKDGTKIPMIITYKKGVELNGKNPTILYGYGGFNISLTPSFSIVNAVWMEQGGVYAVPNLRGGGEYGKKWHDSGIKTKKQNVFDDFIAAAEYLIENKYTSKEYLAIRGGSNGGLLVGATMTQRPDLMQVALPAVGVMDMLRYHTFTAGAGWAYDYGTAEDDEEMFNYLKGYSPVHNVKEGTAYPATLVTTGDHDDRVVPAHSFKFAAELQEKQAGDNPTLIRIETNAGHGAGTPVSKTIEQYADIFGFTLYNMGFEELPNQSVLKEFKD, from the coding sequence ATGAAAAAACTAATTTACCTTTCCTGTGCTACTATAGCGCTGATTGCGTGTAAAACAGAAACGAAAAAAGAACCTATTGTTGTGAACTATCCAGAGACCGCTAAAGTTGATACCGTAGACATCTATTTTGGAACCGAAGTGAAAGACCCATATCGCTGGTTGGAAGATGACCGTAGTCTGGAGACCGAGGCTTGGGTTAAAAAGCAGAACGAGACCACTTTCGGTTATTTGGAAAATATACCGTACAGAAACGACATCAAGAATCGTTTGGAAAAATTATGGAATTACGAAAAAGTAAGTGCCCCTTTCAAAGAGGGTAACTATACCTATTTTTATAAAAATAATGGTCTCCAGAACCAATATGTGGTCTATAGGAAAAAAAATGATGGGGACGCAGAAGTCTTCTTGGACCCCAATACATTCTCGGAAGACGGCACAACCTCTTTGGCGGGTTTGGAATTTACCAAGGACGGATCCATGGCCGCCTACCTCATTTCCGAAGGGGGTAGCGATTGGCGCAAGGCCATCGTAATGAATACGGAAAATAGGGAAATTGTTGAGGATACTTTAGTCGATATTAAGTTCAGTGGAATTTCTTGGAAGGGCAACGAAGGATTCTATTATTCCAGCTATGATAAACCTGAAGGCAGTGAACTTTCTGCCAAAACGGACCAACATAAAGTTTATTATCACAAATTGGGAACGCCCCAATCACAGGACGAATTGATTTTTGGTGACATTCCTTTGGAAAAACATAGATATGTGGGTGCCGGTGTTACGGAGGATGAAAAGTATCTCATTATTTCCGCATCGGTTTCCACCTCAGGCAACAAGCTATTTATCAAGGACTTGGAAGACCCTAATGGACTATTAATTCCGATTGTGGAAGATACGGAATCGGATAATTCCATTATTGAAAACGTGGGTTCCAAACTCTACATCGTCACCAATAGGGATGCACCAAACCAAAAGATAGTTACGGTAGATGCCAAAAACCCGTCCATAGAGAATTGGGTGGATTTTATACCGGAAACGGAAAATGTTCTAAGCCCAAATACCGGAGGCGGTTACTTCTTTGCCGAATATATGGTAGATGCCATCTCCAAGGTTTTGCAGTACGATTATGATGGAAACCTCGTGCGGGAGGTAAAACTTCCCGGAGTGGGAAGTGCTAGTGGGTTTGGAGGTAAAAAAGATGAAAAGGAATTCTATTTTTCCTTTACCAATTATAACACTCCCGGGTCTTCCTACAAATACAATGTGGAAACCGGGGAATATGAGCTGTATTGGAAACCGGACATCGATTTTAATCCCGATGATTATGAATCCAAACAGGTCTTCTATCCTTCAAAGGACGGCACCAAAATCCCTATGATCATTACCTATAAAAAAGGGGTTGAACTAAATGGAAAAAATCCTACCATCTTATACGGTTATGGCGGTTTTAACATCAGCCTTACCCCTTCCTTCAGTATCGTAAACGCTGTTTGGATGGAACAAGGGGGTGTCTATGCCGTTCCCAACCTTAGGGGTGGTGGCGAATATGGAAAAAAGTGGCACGATTCGGGCATCAAGACCAAAAAACAAAATGTGTTTGACGACTTTATCGCCGCAGCGGAATATTTAATTGAGAATAAATATACTTCCAAGGAATACTTGGCCATTCGTGGCGGTTCCAACGGAGGATTGTTGGTAGGGGCCACCATGACCCAAAGACCCGATTTGATGCAGGTAGCCTTGCCTGCGGTCGGAGTAATGGATATGCTACGCTACCATACCTTTACGGCCGGTGCAGGGTGGGCCTACGATTATGGTACGGCTGAGGACGACGAGGAAATGTTCAACTATCTAAAGGGATATTCCCCAGTACATAATGTAAAGGAAGGAACAGCCTATCCCGCTACTTTGGTCACAACGGGTGACCATGATGACCGTGTAGTCCCTGCACACAGCTTTAAGTTCGCGGCGGAGTTGCAGGAGAAACAAGCTGGAGATAATCCGACCCTAATCCGAATCGAGACCAATGCAGGTCACGGTGCCGGAACGCCCGTGAGCAAGACCATTGAACAATATGCGGATATTTTTGGGTTCACTCTCTATAATATGGGCTTTGAAGAGCTACCCAATCAATCCGTACTTAAGGAATTTAAGGATTAA
- a CDS encoding aspartate-semialdehyde dehydrogenase produces the protein MKVAVVGATGMVGEVMLKVLAERNFPISELLLVASERSVGKKITYKGEEHTVIGLAEAVAAKPDIAIFSAGGDTSLEWAPKFAETGTTVIDNSSAWRMDPDKKLVVPEINADSITSKDKIIANPNCSTIQLVMALAPLHKKYQMKRVIVSTYQSVSGTGVKAVQQLENEIAGVTGEMAYPYPIGRNALPHCDVFLENGYTKEEMKLAREPQKILDDRTFSVSATAVRIPTAGGHSESVNVEFHNDFDLNEVRQILNDTPGVTVQDNPDTNTYPMPIYAHDKDEVFVGRIRRDETNRNTLNMWIVADNLRKGAATNAVQIAEYLVEKGLV, from the coding sequence ATGAAAGTAGCTGTAGTTGGTGCCACAGGAATGGTAGGTGAGGTAATGTTGAAAGTATTGGCAGAACGCAATTTTCCTATTAGTGAACTATTGTTGGTCGCATCAGAACGTTCCGTAGGTAAAAAAATCACTTATAAAGGTGAGGAACATACTGTAATTGGATTAGCGGAAGCCGTTGCCGCAAAACCGGACATAGCTATTTTCTCTGCTGGTGGAGATACTTCATTGGAATGGGCCCCGAAATTTGCGGAAACCGGGACCACCGTAATCGACAATTCATCTGCTTGGCGTATGGACCCCGATAAAAAGCTTGTGGTGCCGGAAATCAATGCAGATTCCATAACCTCAAAGGACAAAATTATAGCTAACCCCAATTGCTCTACCATTCAATTGGTTATGGCCCTTGCCCCGCTTCACAAAAAATATCAAATGAAAAGGGTGATTGTTTCCACTTATCAATCTGTTTCGGGCACAGGGGTGAAAGCAGTTCAGCAATTGGAAAATGAAATAGCGGGGGTTACTGGTGAAATGGCCTATCCTTATCCCATCGGTCGGAACGCCCTACCTCATTGTGATGTATTTCTAGAAAATGGATACACGAAAGAGGAAATGAAACTGGCCCGAGAGCCTCAAAAGATATTGGATGACCGTACCTTTTCTGTGAGTGCGACTGCAGTACGAATTCCAACGGCTGGCGGACATTCGGAATCTGTTAATGTAGAGTTCCATAATGATTTTGACCTTAATGAGGTACGACAAATTCTAAATGACACCCCTGGGGTAACCGTTCAGGACAATCCTGATACCAATACTTACCCGATGCCCATATACGCCCATGACAAGGATGAAGTCTTTGTTGGAAGAATACGAAGGGACGAGACCAATCGCAATACCTTAAATATGTGGATCGTAGCGGATAACCTTAGAAAAGGAGCGGCTACCAATGCGGTCCAAATTGCAGAATATTTGGTAGAGAAAGGCCTTGTTTAA
- the mscL gene encoding large conductance mechanosensitive channel protein MscL has protein sequence MLKEFKNFIMTGNVIDLAVAVILAGAVGLVVNGFVSDIMMPIVGHFAGGLDFADMKIVLDEAVVGADGEVTKPENAIMYGKWVNAIINLITVGFVLFMIVKAYNKTKKKEEPAPEAPKGPTTEELLMEIRDALKK, from the coding sequence ATGCTTAAGGAATTTAAGAACTTTATTATGACCGGAAATGTCATTGACCTGGCAGTTGCGGTAATCCTTGCCGGAGCAGTTGGCCTGGTAGTCAATGGATTTGTATCTGACATTATGATGCCTATCGTAGGTCATTTTGCCGGTGGTCTGGACTTTGCCGATATGAAAATTGTATTGGATGAAGCCGTTGTTGGTGCAGATGGAGAAGTGACCAAACCAGAAAACGCCATCATGTATGGTAAATGGGTCAATGCCATCATTAACCTGATTACCGTTGGTTTTGTATTGTTCATGATCGTTAAGGCCTACAACAAAACGAAAAAGAAGGAAGAACCCGCGCCAGAAGCACCAAAAGGTCCAACTACAGAGGAACTTCTTATGGAAATAAGGGATGCCTTGAAAAAATAA
- the alr gene encoding alanine racemase, translating to MPEAQETVLEIDLKSLEHNYKYLRSKLKGETKFLSVVKAAAYGSAPDIVALKLQELGTDYFAVAYVKEGVALRHAGITKPILVLHPQAVNFETLIEHYLEPSIYSFRILNQFLAVLQEKAIDDYPIHIKFNTGLNRIGFGEKDLTEIISIIQGESSLSVVSVFSHLAATEDKNEEKFTRNQITLFEKLSSAFCTSLNLNPLRHILNTSGILNYADAQYDMVRSGIGLYGYGNDSRVDEQLKPIATLKTVISQLHQLSENESVGYNRAFITQKNRVTATLPVGHADGIGRQYGKGKTFVMINGQLAPIIGNVCMDMIMVDVTEIPCKEGDEVILFGPQLSAHKVAKTANTISYELITGISQRVKRIYLP from the coding sequence ATGCCTGAGGCGCAGGAAACCGTACTGGAAATAGACTTGAAGTCGTTAGAGCACAATTACAAGTACTTACGTTCTAAACTTAAGGGGGAAACTAAATTTCTTTCAGTGGTAAAAGCCGCTGCCTATGGTAGCGCGCCAGATATAGTAGCACTGAAATTGCAGGAATTGGGAACCGACTATTTTGCGGTGGCCTATGTAAAGGAAGGAGTGGCACTTAGACATGCCGGTATCACCAAACCCATATTGGTTCTGCACCCGCAGGCCGTTAATTTTGAAACACTCATAGAACATTATTTAGAACCAAGTATTTATTCTTTTCGTATCTTAAATCAATTCTTGGCTGTTCTTCAGGAAAAAGCAATAGATGATTACCCCATACACATTAAGTTTAATACAGGTCTAAATAGAATAGGTTTTGGAGAAAAAGACTTGACCGAAATAATTTCAATAATACAAGGGGAAAGTTCTTTATCTGTGGTTTCGGTATTTTCCCATCTGGCCGCGACCGAAGATAAAAACGAAGAAAAATTCACCCGAAATCAAATTACCCTTTTTGAAAAATTAAGTTCGGCATTCTGCACTAGCTTAAACCTAAACCCCCTTAGACATATATTGAACACTTCCGGTATTCTAAATTATGCCGATGCCCAGTACGATATGGTTCGTAGCGGTATTGGGTTGTACGGGTATGGAAACGACTCTCGAGTAGATGAACAACTAAAGCCCATAGCCACCTTGAAGACCGTCATATCCCAATTACATCAACTATCCGAAAATGAAAGTGTTGGCTATAATAGAGCCTTTATCACACAAAAAAACAGGGTCACTGCTACCCTTCCCGTAGGTCACGCCGATGGTATTGGAAGGCAATACGGAAAAGGAAAGACGTTTGTTATGATTAACGGTCAATTGGCACCTATCATTGGGAATGTCTGTATGGATATGATTATGGTAGACGTAACTGAAATTCCCTGTAAGGAAGGCGATGAAGTGATACTATTTGGACCGCAGCTGTCCGCACACAAAGTCGCCAAAACAGCGAACACCATATCCTATGAGTTGATTACAGGAATCTCACAGCGCGTTAAAAGAATATACCTTCCTTAG